The Trueperaceae bacterium genome window below encodes:
- a CDS encoding NADH-quinone oxidoreductase subunit C, with protein MTQQLGRQEVGNVLEALGGRRSEFKGMVSYTVEKGRVIEALEWLRSNGFEMLSDIFGIDWLTYPGFDRTGEKRFTVAYNVYGVENGSRIFIRVSVDDGEKLPTATGIWRSASFMEREVFDMFGIEFEGHPDLRKLLTPEDLDGHPHRKDFPIGETPTLFNDGRYLDPAAFRAGIIGSDAGLTGWKGGARKGVRSDQGLDLVGHEVTGQPGEPAK; from the coding sequence GTGACGCAGCAGCTTGGAAGGCAGGAAGTCGGCAACGTGCTGGAAGCGCTGGGCGGACGCCGCAGCGAGTTCAAGGGGATGGTCTCCTACACGGTCGAGAAGGGGCGCGTGATCGAGGCGCTCGAGTGGCTGAGGTCGAACGGCTTCGAGATGCTCTCCGACATCTTCGGGATCGACTGGCTCACCTACCCGGGTTTCGATCGCACCGGGGAGAAGCGCTTCACCGTCGCCTACAACGTCTACGGGGTAGAGAACGGCTCCCGCATCTTCATCAGGGTCTCAGTGGACGACGGCGAGAAGCTTCCCACCGCGACCGGCATCTGGCGCTCCGCGAGCTTCATGGAGCGCGAGGTGTTCGACATGTTCGGCATCGAGTTCGAAGGGCATCCCGACCTCCGCAAGTTGCTCACCCCGGAAGACCTCGACGGGCACCCGCACCGCAAAGATTTCCCGATCGGAGAGACGCCCACGCTCTTCAACGACGGCCGCTACCTCGATCCTGCAGCGTTCAGGGCCGGGATCATCGGCAGTGACGCTGGTCTCACCGGCTGGAAGGGTGGCGCCCGCAAGGGCGTTCGCAGCGATCAGGGGCTCGACCTGGTGGGCCATGAGGTCACCGGACAACCGGGGGAGCCGGCGAAATGA
- a CDS encoding NAD(P)H-dependent oxidoreductase subunit E has product MVELETVEPFFASRQELLDEILGRYPEYGRRSALMPLLWEVQRAERYVSEARVEEIAGILGIHPTEVRGVMSFYSTYHDHPVGRYHLQVCSTLSCSLAGSDELYDFLVAELGIVNGETDAEGRFSIQKVECLGSCTTAPVLQVNDTYYERLGRSRCAHLLQALRNDQPPEPWRERGGDTLPPARDGTSNRGTSETEGSGE; this is encoded by the coding sequence ATGGTCGAACTAGAGACGGTCGAACCCTTCTTCGCCAGCAGGCAGGAGCTGCTGGACGAGATCCTGGGGCGCTACCCGGAGTATGGCCGCAGGAGCGCTCTCATGCCCCTCCTATGGGAGGTGCAGCGGGCCGAACGGTACGTGAGCGAAGCGCGCGTGGAGGAGATCGCCGGGATCCTGGGCATCCACCCCACCGAGGTCCGCGGGGTGATGAGCTTCTACTCCACCTATCACGACCACCCGGTTGGCAGGTACCACCTGCAGGTCTGCTCGACGCTCTCCTGCTCACTGGCCGGCTCGGACGAGCTCTACGACTTCCTCGTGGCCGAGCTCGGCATAGTGAACGGCGAGACAGACGCGGAGGGACGCTTCTCCATCCAGAAGGTTGAGTGCCTCGGCTCATGCACCACTGCCCCTGTCCTGCAGGTGAACGACACCTATTACGAGCGCTTGGGACGCAGCCGTTGCGCTCACCTGCTCCAGGCCTTGCGGAACGACCAACCGCCCGAGCCGTGGCGTGAGCGCGGCGGCGACACTCTGCCGCCCGCCCGGGACGGCACCTCGAACCGGGGGACCAGTGAGACGGAAGGGAGTGGCGAGTGA
- the nuoD gene encoding NADH dehydrogenase (quinone) subunit D, whose translation MTLQKPVVTPPSDSDRRGEFETRHMRVNVGPQHPSTHGVLRLVVDLDGERIAAIKPQIGYLHTGFEKTMENRPYQQCVTYSNRMDYLHGYAHDLAYVLSAEKLMDARVPVRAQRVRVILNELNRIASHLVFFGTGVLDLGALTPFFYTMRERERILDIFELVCGVRMNYGYFRVGGLSRDVPEGFEEAVRSFLDDFPPMLDQYYDIFAGNKIFIDRTRGIGVISRADAIDYGLTGPSLRASGVKLDFRKVQPYSGYDEYDFEVPISEAGDVHARFMMRFYELNESLKIIRQALDKLEPGPVKDPDRRISLPPRSELEDSMEAVIFHFKLVTEGFHPPRGEVYVPTESARGELGYYLVSDGGSMPYRVKVRVPSLINLQALEPACIGGLFADMVANIASLDPVMGDVDK comes from the coding sequence ATGACGCTGCAGAAGCCGGTTGTCACCCCACCCAGCGACAGCGATCGACGCGGCGAGTTCGAGACGCGTCACATGCGGGTCAATGTGGGCCCACAGCACCCTTCCACCCACGGCGTCCTGCGCCTCGTGGTGGATCTCGACGGTGAACGCATCGCGGCCATCAAGCCGCAGATCGGCTACCTCCACACCGGTTTCGAGAAGACGATGGAGAACCGGCCTTACCAGCAGTGCGTCACCTACTCGAACCGGATGGACTACCTGCACGGCTATGCCCACGACCTGGCCTACGTGCTCTCGGCAGAGAAGCTGATGGACGCCCGGGTGCCAGTGCGGGCCCAGCGGGTGCGGGTGATCCTGAACGAGCTCAATCGCATCGCCAGCCACCTCGTCTTCTTCGGCACCGGCGTGCTCGACCTGGGCGCGCTGACCCCGTTCTTCTACACGATGCGGGAGCGCGAGCGGATCCTCGACATCTTCGAGCTGGTATGCGGCGTCCGGATGAACTACGGCTACTTCCGGGTGGGCGGTCTCTCACGTGACGTGCCCGAGGGCTTCGAGGAGGCTGTCCGCAGCTTCCTCGACGACTTCCCGCCGATGCTCGACCAGTACTACGACATCTTCGCGGGCAACAAGATCTTCATCGACCGCACCAGAGGGATCGGCGTCATCAGTCGCGCGGACGCTATCGACTACGGCCTCACCGGGCCAAGCCTGCGCGCCTCGGGAGTGAAGCTGGACTTCCGCAAAGTACAACCCTACTCGGGCTACGACGAGTACGACTTCGAGGTGCCGATCTCCGAGGCGGGTGACGTCCATGCCCGCTTCATGATGCGCTTCTACGAACTGAACGAGAGCCTCAAGATCATCCGCCAGGCCCTCGATAAGCTCGAGCCCGGACCGGTGAAGGACCCCGACCGGCGCATCAGCCTGCCGCCGCGAAGCGAACTCGAAGACTCGATGGAAGCCGTCATCTTCCACTTCAAGCTCGTCACCGAAGGGTTCCACCCGCCCCGCGGCGAGGTCTACGTGCCCACCGAGAGCGCTCGCGGCGAGTTGGGTTACTACCTGGTCAGCGACGGCGGTTCGATGCCGTACCGCGTGAAGGTGCGGGTTCCCAGCCTCATCAACCTGCAGGCGCTCGAGCCCGCCTGCATCGGCGGCCTCTTCGCCGACATGGTCGCCAACATAGCCAGCCTCGATCCTGTGATGGGAGACGTAGACAAGTGA
- the nuoF gene encoding NADH-quinone oxidoreductase subunit NuoF, with the protein MSDVVAQRPEPIVSRSDPRFEVVMFRHVGVNGAWTLNYYLGHGGYSSAQKALTRMTPEEVVAEVKASGLRGRGGAGFPTGVKWSFMPKPDGRQRFLVCNADESEPGSCKDRYVLEDDPHQLIEGMIIGGYAIQATLGVIYVRGEYYLAYERLKNAIEEARAKGYLGENIFGSGFDFDLILHRGAGAYICGEETALMNSYEGLRANPRLKPPFPAQAGVYGLPTTINNVTSLASTVHILERGAGWFSGMGTEDSKGFHHVQLSGPFNKPGVYEVPMGITYREIIFEVGGGPAMPAKAFIPGGTSCPMFPFTDEYLDTPMEYASVARKGSMLGTGGLILIPEEKCIVDAMYNVVRFYAHESCGKCTPCREGVATWLPQMYRKLLEGLGAPGDLKLMEDMVRNMRGTAFCPLADACAMPVQASFKFFRHEYEYLVEHGRPKYQKSDWWQA; encoded by the coding sequence GTGAGCGACGTCGTCGCCCAACGTCCCGAACCGATAGTCTCGCGTAGCGACCCGCGCTTCGAAGTAGTGATGTTTCGTCACGTAGGGGTAAACGGAGCCTGGACGCTCAACTACTACCTCGGTCATGGCGGCTACTCCTCGGCCCAGAAGGCCCTCACGAGGATGACGCCGGAAGAGGTCGTGGCAGAGGTCAAGGCCTCCGGCTTGCGCGGTCGCGGCGGGGCCGGCTTCCCCACGGGGGTGAAGTGGTCGTTCATGCCCAAGCCCGACGGGCGCCAGCGTTTCCTAGTGTGCAACGCCGACGAGTCGGAACCAGGCTCCTGCAAGGACCGCTACGTCCTCGAGGACGACCCCCACCAGCTCATCGAGGGCATGATCATTGGCGGTTACGCGATCCAGGCCACGCTGGGCGTCATCTACGTCAGGGGCGAATACTATCTCGCCTACGAACGGTTGAAGAACGCCATCGAGGAGGCGCGAGCCAAGGGCTACCTGGGCGAGAACATCTTCGGCAGTGGCTTCGACTTCGACCTGATCCTCCACCGCGGCGCCGGCGCCTACATCTGCGGCGAGGAGACGGCGCTCATGAACTCCTACGAGGGGTTGCGCGCCAACCCCCGGCTAAAGCCCCCCTTCCCGGCGCAGGCCGGGGTCTACGGATTACCCACCACGATCAATAACGTGACCAGCCTCGCCTCCACGGTCCACATCCTCGAACGAGGCGCCGGCTGGTTCTCCGGCATGGGCACCGAAGATTCGAAAGGGTTCCACCACGTTCAACTCTCCGGCCCCTTCAACAAGCCGGGCGTCTACGAAGTGCCGATGGGCATCACCTACCGGGAGATCATCTTCGAGGTAGGCGGGGGCCCGGCGATGCCGGCGAAGGCGTTCATCCCCGGCGGCACCAGTTGCCCCATGTTCCCATTCACCGACGAGTACCTCGACACGCCGATGGAGTACGCCTCGGTCGCCCGGAAGGGCTCGATGTTGGGTACCGGGGGCCTGATCCTCATCCCGGAGGAGAAATGCATCGTCGACGCGATGTACAACGTGGTGCGCTTCTACGCCCACGAGTCGTGCGGCAAGTGCACGCCTTGCCGTGAGGGCGTAGCGACCTGGCTGCCGCAGATGTACCGCAAGCTGCTAGAGGGCCTGGGCGCGCCCGGAGACCTGAAGCTGATGGAGGACATGGTCAGGAACATGCGCGGGACAGCATTCTGCCCGCTCGCCGATGCCTGTGCCATGCCCGTGCAGGCCTCGTTCAAGTTCTTCCGCCACGAGTACGAGTACCTGGTCGAGCACGGCCGACCCAAGTACCAGAAGAGCGACTGGTGGCAGGCATGA
- a CDS encoding NADH-quinone oxidoreductase subunit B family protein, translating into MALTDLFEKDVQELEDEGILMTTLAKLVAWGRSNSLWPATFGLACCAIEMMQSTNPRNDLARFGSEVFRASPRQADVMIVAGRLSKKMAPVMRRVYEQMPDPKWVISMGACASSGGMFNNYALVQNVDSVVPVDIFVPGCPPRPEALIYAVQQLQKKVRGEAFDERGVKLPMVEGWAGK; encoded by the coding sequence ATGGCTCTCACAGATCTGTTCGAAAAGGACGTTCAGGAGTTGGAGGACGAGGGCATCCTCATGACCACCCTCGCCAAGCTGGTCGCATGGGGACGTTCCAATAGCCTCTGGCCGGCTACCTTCGGCCTCGCCTGCTGTGCGATCGAGATGATGCAGTCGACCAACCCGCGCAACGATCTGGCCCGTTTCGGCTCCGAGGTGTTCCGGGCCAGCCCGCGGCAGGCCGACGTGATGATCGTCGCCGGCAGGCTTTCGAAGAAGATGGCTCCCGTGATGAGGCGGGTGTACGAGCAGATGCCCGACCCCAAATGGGTCATCTCGATGGGCGCCTGCGCCTCCTCCGGTGGCATGTTCAACAACTACGCCCTGGTGCAGAACGTCGATTCGGTAGTGCCCGTCGACATCTTCGTGCCGGGCTGCCCCCCGCGTCCCGAAGCGCTCATCTACGCCGTTCAGCAGTTGCAGAAGAAGGTCCGCGGCGAAGCGTTCGACGAGAGGGGCGTGAAGCTTCCCATGGTCGAGGGGTGGGCAGGCAAGTGA